One region of Flavobacterium pisciphilum genomic DNA includes:
- a CDS encoding alpha/beta hydrolase, whose translation MKRLLLTLYLLIGMSSSPYAQKIIPLYNSKVPNSKEITGVKDTAIVYNAGNKKITVITRVASPDLTVFLPEKNKATGIAVIICPGGGYSGVAIDHEGYAIAKRLNESGIAGFVLKYRLPDTEYVENKSIVPLQDAQRAIELVRENAKQWGINPNKIGIQGSSAGGHLASTAGTHYSKSYIDNPNKTNLRPDFMILTYPVISMTDSLTHLGSRNNLLGENTSAEEIKEYSNELHITPNTPPTFITHAVDDDAVKVQNSLVFIAGLQQNKVPVESFFYTNGGHGFGMDNPTSTIQWIDSCIDWILKINKK comes from the coding sequence ATGAAACGATTACTTCTAACGCTTTATTTACTTATCGGAATGTCTAGTTCTCCATACGCTCAAAAAATTATTCCTTTATATAATAGCAAAGTGCCCAACTCCAAAGAAATTACAGGAGTAAAAGACACTGCTATTGTTTATAATGCTGGAAATAAAAAAATCACTGTAATTACAAGAGTTGCTTCTCCTGACCTTACTGTTTTTCTTCCCGAAAAAAACAAAGCTACTGGTATAGCTGTAATTATTTGCCCCGGTGGTGGCTATTCGGGAGTAGCAATTGATCATGAAGGGTATGCTATTGCAAAAAGGCTAAACGAAAGCGGCATCGCAGGATTTGTTTTAAAATACCGTTTACCTGATACAGAATATGTCGAAAACAAATCAATCGTTCCTCTACAAGATGCTCAACGTGCAATAGAGTTGGTGAGAGAAAATGCCAAGCAATGGGGGATTAATCCCAACAAAATAGGAATTCAAGGAAGTTCAGCAGGAGGGCATTTGGCCTCAACTGCAGGTACGCATTATTCAAAATCCTATATAGACAATCCAAACAAAACCAATCTACGTCCCGATTTTATGATACTTACCTATCCTGTTATTAGCATGACAGATAGTTTAACTCATCTAGGTTCACGAAATAATTTGTTAGGCGAAAATACATCTGCTGAAGAAATCAAAGAATACTCAAACGAATTGCATATTACACCAAACACGCCTCCTACATTTATTACACATGCTGTAGATGACGATGCAGTGAAGGTACAAAATTCACTTGTATTTATTGCTGGATTGCAACAAAACAAAGTTCCAGTTGAATCTTTCTTTTATACCAATGGTGGTCACGGTTTCGGGATGGACAATCCTACCAGCACTATTCAGTGGATAGATAGTTGTATCGATTGGATTTTGAAAATTAATAAAAAATAA
- a CDS encoding MepB family protein, which produces MTTSTWEISSSIPKDLLEAKEHLYDACNLACTQPIAEAESADYAAYTFQINNQSAVYRIAKITPTKVGQFVTLWKRSEKGPIAPFEITDNIDYFIVSTRNGSHFGQFIFPKSILHQKGILSDDKKEGKRAIRVYPPWDTTTSKQAQKTQQWQLAYFVTILNDKPVDTDLIKKLIP; this is translated from the coding sequence ATGACAACCTCAACTTGGGAAATTTCAAGTTCTATTCCTAAAGATTTACTTGAAGCAAAAGAACACCTATACGATGCATGCAACCTTGCATGTACCCAACCAATAGCTGAAGCTGAAAGTGCCGATTATGCTGCTTATACTTTTCAGATAAATAATCAATCGGCTGTATATCGCATAGCGAAAATCACTCCAACAAAAGTGGGACAATTTGTTACGCTCTGGAAAAGAAGCGAGAAAGGTCCTATTGCCCCTTTTGAAATTACAGACAACATCGATTACTTTATTGTAAGTACTAGAAATGGTTCTCATTTTGGACAGTTCATTTTTCCAAAATCAATATTACATCAAAAAGGAATTTTGTCTGATGACAAGAAAGAAGGCAAACGTGCCATACGTGTATATCCGCCTTGGGATACAACAACTAGCAAGCAAGCGCAAAAGACGCAACAATGGCAATTAGCCTATTTTGTGACTATTCTCAATGACAAACCCGTTGATACTGATTTAATAAAAAAATTGATTCCTTAA
- a CDS encoding LysE family translocator, producing the protein MTGIDSLGTFIIAATIVIITPGIDTIMVLTRSISLGKKAGLYSAIGVSLGLIIHTLGATFGLSLILAKSAFAFSLVKYLGAAYLFYLGYKSLTAKTNQTEIKSIEVKNTANKKLFLTALLSDVLNPKIAIFFLAFLPQFIKTSEINNPVPYLVLGFIIFIIALIWCSFLALMGSSVATLFNKNKNAESRLNKMTGIVFILLGLKIAFTKR; encoded by the coding sequence ATGACAGGAATAGACAGTTTGGGAACATTTATAATAGCCGCAACAATTGTTATTATTACTCCAGGAATCGACACCATCATGGTATTAACAAGAAGTATTTCTTTGGGTAAAAAAGCTGGATTATATTCGGCTATAGGTGTTAGTTTAGGACTTATCATCCATACGCTTGGAGCAACATTTGGACTTTCGCTAATATTAGCGAAATCTGCTTTTGCTTTTAGTCTCGTAAAGTATTTAGGAGCTGCCTATTTATTTTATCTTGGTTATAAATCGCTTACTGCAAAAACTAACCAAACAGAAATAAAATCTATTGAAGTTAAAAATACAGCAAACAAAAAGTTGTTTCTTACTGCACTTTTAAGTGACGTTCTAAATCCTAAAATTGCTATTTTCTTCTTGGCATTTTTACCTCAGTTTATAAAAACCTCTGAGATAAACAATCCCGTTCCTTACTTAGTACTAGGATTCATTATCTTTATTATTGCCTTAATATGGTGTTCGTTCTTGGCATTAATGGGAAGTAGTGTTGCAACTCTTTTTAATAAAAATAAGAATGCCGAAAGCAGATTAAACAAAATGACTGGAATTGTTTTTATTTTGCTTGGTTTAAAAATCGCTTTTACAAAAAGGTAA
- a CDS encoding GNAT family N-acetyltransferase: protein MNPDYTKLDNPVWYSLSETHHEFAVDYNTIKFYHPDYCPFGGFTTQENITKSIDVYSELTDNFFIVGEKPQLSNQLELKKELICLQMIINNRLDIEIKENIVALTTSEHIDALFELVSLVQPGYFKRKTALLGNYFGIFKDNKLIAVTGERMKMNDFTEVSAIVTHPDYTGQGYAKQLIAHAVNTIFDQNKTPYLHVVESNISAIKLYEKLGFTTRRKMSLWHISK from the coding sequence ATGAATCCTGATTATACAAAATTAGACAATCCAGTTTGGTATTCTCTATCCGAAACGCATCATGAATTTGCAGTAGATTATAATACTATCAAATTTTATCATCCCGATTATTGTCCTTTTGGAGGTTTTACAACACAAGAGAATATCACTAAATCTATTGATGTTTATTCTGAATTAACTGATAACTTTTTTATTGTTGGCGAGAAACCTCAACTTTCAAATCAGCTAGAGTTGAAAAAAGAATTGATATGCCTGCAAATGATTATCAATAACCGACTAGATATTGAAATTAAAGAAAATATTGTTGCACTAACTACTAGTGAACATATTGATGCTTTATTTGAATTGGTTAGTCTGGTACAGCCGGGTTATTTTAAAAGAAAAACGGCTCTATTGGGCAATTATTTCGGAATATTTAAAGACAACAAACTTATTGCAGTTACAGGCGAACGCATGAAAATGAATGATTTTACCGAAGTAAGTGCAATTGTTACACATCCTGATTATACAGGACAGGGATATGCAAAACAACTAATTGCTCATGCGGTAAACACTATTTTTGACCAAAATAAAACACCTTATTTACATGTAGTCGAAAGTAATATTAGCGCAATTAAGCTATACGAAAAACTAGGATTCACAACCAGACGAAAAATGAGCCTTTGGCATATTTCAAAATAA
- a CDS encoding DinB family protein, which produces MTNMFRQGASGALLDVYERTITELQQTISDISDTELIKIVDHQTTDDSCRSIQTILSHVICSGYAYGTYVRRFKGEQIEFDDDDIFYPTINDYNNHLNDSFIFMVDSFRNINDNELEESDNAKKLTTSWGQVYDIEQIVEHAIVHVLRHRRQIEKYKIIIRNME; this is translated from the coding sequence ATGACAAATATGTTTAGACAAGGAGCCTCTGGTGCATTACTTGATGTATATGAGCGCACAATTACTGAGTTACAACAAACCATTTCGGATATTTCAGATACTGAACTGATAAAGATTGTAGACCATCAAACAACTGATGATAGTTGCAGATCAATCCAGACTATTTTATCACATGTTATTTGCTCAGGTTATGCTTATGGAACTTATGTCCGACGTTTTAAAGGAGAGCAAATAGAATTTGATGATGATGATATCTTTTACCCTACTATAAATGATTACAATAATCATTTAAACGATTCTTTTATTTTTATGGTTGATTCTTTTAGAAACATAAATGACAATGAACTCGAAGAATCTGATAACGCAAAAAAACTAACCACTTCTTGGGGTCAAGTATACGATATCGAACAAATAGTAGAACATGCCATTGTACATGTTTTAAGGCATCGTCGTCAAATCGAGAAATATAAAATAATAATCCGCAATATGGAGTAA
- a CDS encoding alpha/beta hydrolase — protein MKKTFYLFIFLMFASSNFAQTKSKQTATENQPIVLGITDKLKSAELGETRTINIYLPQGYNKKDTLKYPVIYILDGGVEEDFIHITGIVRFNTEEWIARFPKSIVVGIENTNRRRDFTFSVPNLDFVEKIGFKKESFSKHGGSDKYIAFLEKELQPYIDKKFNTSNHKTVIGESLAGLLATEILLKHRNLFDNYIIIAPSLWWGDQSLLTEAPSLLKAKNNKPVQVYIAACNKEEDKTMYDVAVSLSETLKQNDEKNTKVYYDYIQNEIHSTVIHQAVYNGFKAFYPKSIYQK, from the coding sequence ATGAAAAAAACATTCTACCTCTTTATCTTCCTTATGTTTGCTAGTTCAAATTTTGCACAAACAAAAAGCAAGCAAACTGCAACTGAAAATCAACCAATCGTTCTTGGGATTACTGATAAATTAAAATCGGCTGAACTTGGTGAAACTAGAACAATAAACATCTACTTACCTCAAGGTTACAATAAAAAAGATACCTTAAAATACCCTGTTATATATATCCTTGATGGTGGTGTTGAAGAAGATTTTATCCATATTACAGGAATCGTTCGTTTTAATACTGAAGAGTGGATTGCTCGATTCCCAAAATCGATTGTAGTCGGGATAGAGAATACTAATCGAAGACGTGATTTTACTTTTAGCGTTCCTAATCTAGATTTTGTTGAAAAAATAGGATTCAAAAAAGAAAGCTTCTCTAAACATGGTGGCTCTGATAAATACATTGCTTTTCTCGAAAAAGAATTACAACCTTATATTGATAAAAAATTCAATACAAGTAATCACAAAACTGTTATTGGTGAATCGCTTGCTGGGCTTTTAGCAACCGAAATTTTATTAAAACATCGTAATTTATTTGACAACTATATAATCATTGCTCCTAGCTTATGGTGGGGAGATCAATCGTTACTAACCGAAGCTCCTAGCTTACTTAAAGCAAAAAACAATAAACCTGTACAAGTATATATAGCCGCTTGCAACAAAGAGGAAGATAAAACCATGTATGATGTTGCTGTATCTTTAAGTGAAACGCTTAAGCAAAATGACGAAAAGAACACCAAAGTTTATTATGATTATATTCAGAACGAAATACACTCGACTGTAATTCATCAAGCAGTTTACAATGGATTTAAAGCTTTTTATCCAAAAAGCATTTATCAGAAATAA
- a CDS encoding DUF6891 domain-containing protein — protein sequence MTEDQQYIYDSLVNQIKMGFFPVDEIKEMTWEQVEDEEFEDEISEKWVNTTVDTEFKKHTEASKNWKTPTDTQKLVKAFNELSEAKIIALHNAGYTTSEGEYEVVEVEIELRKHQIQSDGYCFYHQQDLERAIDPDSRNLMIAFQKIDNSDDAVTISVGQKVAEKLKENGFEVIWDGTAQTKIEIPNFNWEKVYSESDEDLLNHNRVLQFMKS from the coding sequence ATGACCGAAGATCAACAATACATCTATGATTCATTAGTGAACCAAATAAAAATGGGATTTTTTCCTGTTGATGAGATTAAAGAAATGACATGGGAACAAGTCGAAGATGAAGAATTTGAAGATGAAATTTCAGAAAAATGGGTTAATACAACTGTTGATACCGAATTTAAAAAACACACAGAAGCAAGCAAAAACTGGAAGACTCCAACGGATACCCAAAAGCTTGTAAAGGCTTTTAATGAGTTAAGTGAAGCAAAAATAATAGCGCTTCATAATGCAGGCTACACTACTAGCGAGGGCGAATACGAAGTTGTTGAGGTTGAAATAGAATTAAGAAAACACCAAATACAATCTGACGGATATTGTTTTTACCACCAGCAGGATTTAGAAAGAGCTATTGATCCTGATAGTAGAAACCTGATGATAGCATTCCAGAAAATTGACAATTCAGATGATGCTGTTACAATTAGTGTTGGTCAAAAAGTAGCAGAAAAGCTAAAGGAAAATGGCTTTGAAGTAATTTGGGATGGAACTGCTCAAACCAAAATTGAGATTCCAAATTTTAATTGGGAGAAAGTTTATAGTGAGTCTGATGAAGATTTACTAAATCACAACAGAGTACTACAGTTTATGAAGTCATAA
- a CDS encoding DUF4442 domain-containing protein, which produces MAISVSKLNKFVLFKLPSAFICGVRVKEINENKCVVTVKHRWINQNPFNSMYFAVQAMAAELTTGALVIAAIQKSGRKISMLVANNKGNFTKKATGRITFVCNDGHLIAEAIQKTIETGEGQTFWMKSIGTNEEGVQVSEMDFEWSIRVK; this is translated from the coding sequence ATGGCAATTTCAGTTTCTAAACTCAACAAATTTGTATTATTCAAATTACCATCGGCCTTTATTTGTGGGGTACGTGTAAAAGAAATCAACGAGAATAAATGCGTTGTAACAGTAAAGCACCGTTGGATAAATCAGAATCCTTTCAATTCTATGTATTTTGCAGTACAAGCTATGGCAGCCGAGCTTACAACAGGAGCATTGGTAATAGCTGCAATTCAAAAAAGCGGACGTAAGATTTCAATGCTTGTAGCCAATAATAAAGGAAACTTTACCAAGAAAGCAACTGGACGTATTACATTTGTATGCAACGACGGTCATTTAATAGCCGAAGCCATTCAAAAAACAATTGAAACAGGTGAGGGGCAAACCTTCTGGATGAAATCTATAGGTACCAACGAAGAGGGAGTTCAAGTATCCGAGATGGATTTTGAGTGGAGTATTCGCGTAAAATAA
- a CDS encoding DUF4870 domain-containing protein produces the protein METTTPLIMETPSERNTATFTHLSTLTQYFIPFGNYIFPILIWSSKKDKSEFINHHGKQALNFQLSLLLYTLILALIAIPIFVFVIFKNIPMDVIINDNDFTMNNFNLSDNIGILSIGVLAILIFGMLKVVEFFLVIYASIKASNGELYKYPLTIPFIK, from the coding sequence ATGGAAACAACAACACCACTAATCATGGAAACACCTTCAGAAAGAAACACAGCTACGTTCACACATTTGAGTACATTGACTCAATATTTTATTCCGTTTGGGAATTACATCTTCCCGATTTTAATTTGGTCGAGTAAGAAAGACAAATCCGAATTTATAAATCATCACGGTAAACAAGCTTTAAATTTTCAATTGAGCTTATTGTTATACACTTTGATTCTTGCCTTAATTGCTATTCCGATTTTTGTTTTTGTAATCTTCAAAAACATTCCGATGGATGTAATTATAAATGACAATGATTTCACAATGAATAATTTTAACCTTAGTGACAATATTGGAATATTAAGCATTGGAGTCTTAGCTATACTAATTTTTGGAATGCTAAAAGTAGTTGAGTTCTTCTTGGTTATTTACGCTTCTATAAAAGCTTCAAACGGGGAATTATACAAATATCCGCTTACAATACCTTTTATTAAGTAA
- a CDS encoding PadR family transcriptional regulator — protein sequence MNIENTKAQMRKGVLEFCILSVLKEKDAYTSEILDTLKNAKLLVVEGTIYPLLTRLKNDGLLNYRWEESTSGPPRKYYGLTEIGQTFLNELNGTWNELSDAVTLITNQKQ from the coding sequence ATGAACATTGAAAACACAAAAGCACAGATGCGCAAAGGTGTTCTTGAGTTTTGTATCTTATCTGTACTGAAAGAAAAAGATGCTTATACATCGGAAATATTAGACACTTTGAAAAACGCAAAATTACTGGTAGTAGAAGGAACTATTTATCCATTATTAACCAGATTGAAAAATGACGGTTTACTTAATTATCGCTGGGAAGAATCAACTTCAGGACCACCACGAAAATATTATGGATTAACCGAAATAGGTCAAACATTTTTAAACGAACTAAATGGCACCTGGAATGAACTTTCGGATGCTGTCACACTAATCACCAATCAAAAACAATAG
- a CDS encoding PspC domain-containing protein, with translation MNKTVNINLGGMFFHIDEDAYLKLTRYFDAIKRSLGNSSGKDEIIKDIEMRVSELLTEKQKSEKHVVGIKDVDEVIAVMGQPEDYILEEEANSSNQSFSDSGTRRTKKLYRDKEKGMIGGVATGLGHYFGIDPVWLKIMFLIFVFAGFGTGIIAYLVLWIVTPEAVTTSEKLEMTGEPVTISNIEKKVREEIESFSEKFKNADYDKMGNQVKSGAERIGSGFSDFIMTIFKIFAKFLGIILIISGITVLIFLLIGVFTLGTNLFVEFPWQNFVDAGNFTDYPIWMFGLLMFFAVGIPFFFMTLLGFKLLAPNMKSIGNIAKYTLLAIWIIAMALAISVGIKQATEVSYENKTVQKQPIDIKTTDTLFVKFKYNDYYSKDLNHRNEFEFVQDSANNQLIYSTNISLHVLHTDSKTAYIQIEKNARGKSFMDAKQRAEKINYKYEIKGNQLILDNYLLTDVKNKYRDQEVKVYLYLPEGQILKPDASVEDYDDSDDNFFNLHFSSDDYVYKVGSSKVKCLNCPISENDFDDVESDQDTNIDDTINEVSVKINGKEVLNGKKTSGHLTTDKNGVIIKIN, from the coding sequence ATGAACAAAACTGTAAATATTAACTTAGGAGGCATGTTCTTTCATATAGATGAAGATGCATACTTGAAACTGACGCGCTATTTTGACGCAATAAAACGTTCTTTGGGTAACTCTTCTGGTAAAGATGAAATCATTAAAGACATTGAAATGCGTGTTTCGGAATTATTAACCGAAAAACAAAAAAGTGAAAAACACGTTGTGGGAATAAAAGATGTGGATGAGGTTATTGCAGTAATGGGGCAACCTGAAGACTACATTCTAGAAGAAGAAGCTAATTCATCTAATCAATCATTTAGCGACTCTGGAACTAGAAGAACCAAAAAATTATACCGTGATAAAGAAAAAGGTATGATTGGTGGTGTAGCAACTGGTTTGGGACATTATTTTGGAATTGACCCAGTTTGGTTAAAAATCATGTTCTTGATATTTGTTTTTGCTGGATTTGGAACTGGAATCATCGCTTATCTTGTTTTATGGATTGTAACTCCCGAAGCTGTAACAACTTCGGAAAAACTAGAAATGACTGGTGAGCCTGTTACGATTTCTAATATCGAAAAAAAGGTACGTGAAGAGATTGAATCTTTTTCAGAAAAATTTAAAAATGCCGATTATGACAAAATGGGAAACCAAGTAAAGTCGGGTGCTGAAAGAATAGGAAGCGGATTTAGTGACTTTATCATGACTATTTTTAAAATCTTTGCTAAGTTTTTAGGAATTATTTTAATCATCTCTGGAATAACTGTATTGATATTTTTGCTAATCGGAGTTTTTACTCTAGGCACGAATCTTTTTGTTGAATTTCCTTGGCAAAACTTTGTAGATGCCGGAAACTTTACTGACTACCCTATCTGGATGTTTGGCTTATTGATGTTCTTTGCTGTTGGAATTCCGTTTTTCTTTATGACCCTTTTAGGTTTTAAATTATTGGCTCCAAACATGAAATCTATAGGTAATATTGCAAAATACACTCTGCTTGCTATTTGGATTATTGCAATGGCATTAGCAATAAGTGTTGGAATTAAACAAGCTACTGAGGTTTCGTATGAAAACAAAACAGTACAAAAACAACCTATAGACATTAAAACGACTGATACGCTTTTTGTAAAGTTTAAATACAATGATTATTACTCTAAAGATCTTAATCACCGTAATGAATTTGAATTTGTACAAGACTCTGCAAACAACCAATTGATATATTCTACCAATATAAGTTTACATGTATTACATACTGATTCAAAAACAGCATACATTCAAATTGAAAAAAATGCTAGAGGAAAATCTTTTATGGATGCGAAACAAAGAGCTGAGAAAATAAACTATAAATACGAAATAAAAGGAAATCAATTAATACTTGACAATTATCTTTTAACTGATGTTAAAAACAAATACAGAGATCAAGAAGTAAAAGTATATTTATACTTACCTGAAGGTCAAATATTAAAACCAGATGCTTCAGTAGAAGATTATGATGATTCTGATGATAATTTCTTTAATTTGCATTTTAGTTCTGATGATTACGTCTATAAAGTAGGAAGTTCTAAAGTTAAATGTTTGAACTGCCCAATATCTGAAAATGATTTTGATGATGTTGAATCAGATCAAGATACCAATATAGACGATACTATAAATGAAGTTTCGGTTAAAATAAATGGAAAAGAAGTTCTGAACGGGAAAAAAACCTCAGGGCACTTGACTACAGATAAAAACGGAGTTATAATTAAAATTAACTAG
- a CDS encoding head GIN domain-containing protein, translated as MIKIIICVTKFIVVALTALLFASCNFSNNFKSIEGSGNVITEKRNVQGSFENVTVSNAIDLVIEQSDKAEITVEADDNLINKITTKIEGNTLVIKCDYTSFRNIKSKKVIVKMPVINNIKASSASTVRSASVLRGEDISLDASSAAEMNVNIESDAVTCETSSASNIIIEGKALKLNASASSGSDIDAKRMLANEIDAQVSSGASIHVHPIVSLKAEASSGGNIYYNSVPKSIDKKSSSGGSINQE; from the coding sequence ATGATCAAGATTATTATTTGTGTTACCAAGTTTATAGTTGTTGCTTTAACAGCTTTATTATTTGCTTCTTGCAACTTTTCGAATAATTTCAAATCGATAGAAGGAAGCGGAAACGTGATTACTGAAAAAAGAAATGTTCAGGGAAGTTTTGAAAATGTAACCGTTAGCAATGCTATCGATCTAGTAATCGAACAATCAGACAAAGCAGAAATTACTGTAGAAGCTGACGATAATTTGATAAACAAAATAACTACTAAGATTGAAGGAAATACTTTGGTTATTAAATGTGACTACACCTCTTTTAGAAATATAAAATCTAAAAAGGTTATTGTAAAAATGCCAGTAATTAATAACATAAAAGCTTCAAGTGCATCAACTGTAAGAAGTGCAAGTGTTTTAAGAGGTGAAGACATTAGCTTAGATGCATCAAGCGCAGCTGAGATGAATGTAAATATAGAATCAGATGCTGTAACTTGCGAAACAAGTAGCGCTAGTAATATAATTATTGAAGGAAAAGCACTAAAATTAAATGCATCTGCTTCTAGCGGAAGTGATATCGATGCCAAAAGAATGTTGGCAAATGAGATTGACGCACAAGTTTCAAGCGGAGCTTCAATACATGTACATCCTATCGTAAGTTTAAAAGCAGAAGCTAGTAGCGGAGGAAATATCTATTACAACTCAGTACCAAAATCTATCGATAAAAAATCGAGTTCAGGAGGAAGTATTAATCAGGAGTAA
- a CDS encoding GIN domain-containing protein → MKKYTLVLLLLVASMTTFAQKKEKIKGSKTVTIASKEIGEFSSLEVNDNLEVYLERGEKNEIKIEADDNLHEIIGMDLNGNALRIYTSKDASIFKKLIVRVTYTKDLTKVIAKNTTVVNAIQELQLDDITFNSVDYSKLFLNVNAKKFALIADDKSKTELNLKSENGSVQLSKNAGLKALVVATDFKCDLYQKSNAAIEGSATNGTFRLDNNSTFTGNKFTVKNANLTAESYSTCSLLAETTITIAAGDKAEVQLLGTPKIDLTRFTGEAKLIKRSK, encoded by the coding sequence ATGAAAAAATACACGCTAGTGCTTCTACTTTTAGTTGCCTCAATGACAACTTTCGCACAAAAAAAGGAAAAGATAAAAGGATCCAAAACGGTAACCATCGCATCCAAAGAAATAGGTGAATTCAGTAGTCTTGAAGTTAATGACAATCTTGAAGTTTACTTGGAACGTGGAGAGAAAAATGAAATAAAAATCGAAGCCGACGATAATCTTCATGAGATTATTGGAATGGATTTAAACGGGAACGCACTTCGTATTTATACATCCAAAGACGCAAGCATCTTTAAAAAACTAATTGTAAGAGTAACTTACACTAAGGATTTAACTAAAGTTATTGCAAAAAATACTACTGTAGTAAACGCTATTCAAGAACTGCAACTTGATGATATCACTTTTAATTCTGTAGATTATTCAAAATTATTTTTGAATGTAAACGCTAAGAAATTTGCTTTGATAGCTGATGATAAATCAAAAACTGAATTGAATTTAAAATCCGAAAATGGAAGTGTACAATTAAGCAAAAATGCAGGTCTAAAAGCATTGGTTGTTGCAACAGATTTTAAATGTGATTTGTATCAAAAATCAAATGCAGCTATTGAAGGTTCTGCTACAAATGGAACTTTTAGACTAGATAACAACTCTACTTTTACAGGAAACAAATTCACAGTAAAGAATGCTAATCTTACTGCCGAAAGCTATTCTACTTGTAGCTTACTTGCTGAAACTACAATTACTATTGCTGCTGGTGACAAAGCCGAAGTACAACTTTTAGGTACACCAAAAATTGATCTTACCCGTTTTACTGGAGAAGCAAAATTGATTAAAAGATCGAAATAA
- the trxB gene encoding thioredoxin-disulfide reductase: MSDTIEKIKCLIIGSGPAGYTAAIYAARANMNPVLYQGMQPGGQLTTTNEVENFPGYVDGVTGPEMMIQLQKQAERFGADIRDGWATKVDFSGDIHKVWINDTIELHCETVIISTGASAKYLGLPSEQHYLKMGGGVSACAVCDGFFYRNQEVVIVGAGDSACEEAHYLSKLCKKVTMLVRSEKFRASKIMEDRVRKTENIEILMNHDTVEVIGDEQVVTAVKAKNKTTGEIFDIPATGFFVAIGHKPNTDIFKDYLTLDETGYIINTPGTSNTNVAGVFVAGDAADHVYRQAITAAGTGCMAALDAERYLASKD, encoded by the coding sequence ATGTCAGACACAATCGAAAAAATTAAATGCCTAATTATAGGTTCTGGACCTGCAGGTTATACTGCAGCTATATATGCCGCCAGAGCTAATATGAATCCAGTTTTATATCAAGGAATGCAACCTGGAGGACAATTAACAACTACAAACGAAGTTGAAAACTTCCCAGGATACGTTGATGGAGTTACAGGTCCAGAAATGATGATACAATTACAAAAGCAAGCAGAACGTTTTGGAGCTGATATCCGTGATGGATGGGCTACCAAAGTTGATTTTTCTGGAGATATACATAAAGTATGGATTAATGATACTATCGAATTACATTGCGAAACAGTAATTATTTCTACTGGAGCATCTGCTAAATATCTTGGATTGCCTTCAGAGCAACATTATTTAAAAATGGGAGGTGGAGTTTCTGCTTGTGCTGTTTGCGACGGATTCTTTTATAGAAACCAAGAAGTTGTAATCGTTGGAGCAGGGGATTCAGCTTGTGAAGAAGCACATTACTTATCTAAACTTTGTAAAAAAGTAACGATGTTAGTAAGAAGTGAGAAATTTAGAGCTTCAAAAATTATGGAAGATCGTGTTCGTAAAACCGAAAATATCGAGATCTTAATGAACCACGATACTGTAGAAGTAATTGGAGACGAACAAGTAGTTACTGCTGTAAAAGCTAAAAACAAAACTACAGGTGAAATTTTTGATATTCCAGCAACAGGATTCTTCGTTGCAATTGGTCACAAACCAAATACAGATATCTTTAAAGACTATTTAACACTTGATGAAACAGGATATATAATCAATACTCCAGGAACATCAAATACTAATGTAGCTGGTGTTTTTGTAGCAGGAGATGCTGCAGATCATGTATACCGTCAAGCAATTACTGCTGCAGGTACAGGATGTATGGCTGCTTTGGATGCTGAAAGATATTTGGCTTCAAAAGACTAA